The genomic DNA AATCATCGCTTGCGTGGCTCCACCAAGAATCTTGCCGAGCACGATGCTGATTCGCGGAATGGGCGTTACCAGCACGCTCATCAGGTAGCCATCGCGGCGATCTTCAATCGTCGACATATTCGAGAAGATCGACGTGAACAGCACCACAAGCACGATGGAGCCTGGGAAGAAATATTGCAGATAGCCGGGATTCGCCGTAGCTGTCTGCGGCTGGAACGAACTGCCCAGCCCCGAGCCCAGCACCAGCCAGAACAGAAATGGCGCGCCGAGCAATCCGACGATGCGGCTGGGCTGGCGCAGAAAGCGGACCAACTCGCGCCGCCATAGCGAGACCATCGGCAGCCACATGCCAACGCGGGCAGGGGTCTGCGCCGCGGTGGGAATGTGGACCTCGGCAGATAGCGGTGTGGAATGAGCCAAAATTTTCCTTATGCGGTGATCAACTCCGAGCCGCGACACGCGAATCGGAGTCGCGACCCAGTCCGGTGGTCAGGAGCTTTCAGATTTTCGTGCATCGTGGCCGCTCCATAACTGTCGCGGCTCGGATACAAACTAGCTGGCGGCCGGCGCGTCTCCGCCGGGAGCTGTGTCGGCCTTCTTGCCCATGCCTTTCAGCGGGCCTTCGCGCGCGATCAACGCGGCCGCGCCGAGAAACACTGCCCCCAGCAAGCCCCAGATCATGATTGCGAAAATCTGCTCCGCGGCAACGTCTTTGCCTCCCAGCAGCGCGTATCCCGCTGCCGCCATACAGCCGAGGCCAATTGCGCCGCAGGATGCGGCCAGTATCGTAAATTCCATCTCGGATCACTCCTGAATGAATTTTCTAAAATGAGTCTAGCACAACCCAAACTTTACCTGGCGCGATCACTTGTGTCCCTCGCGCTTAGATGCCGGCGCGGGTTGAGCGCCCTGATCTTCCCAAAGCGTGTGGCCGGTGCGGCGCAAAAAAACGTCTTCGAGTGTCGGCCGGGACATGGCGATGGACTGAATCTCGCCGGGAAACTCCTCTACCAGCCGGGGAATAAACTGATGGCCCTGCTCCTGCTCGATGCGCAAGCGCGAGTTCATCTGCTGGGCAACAATCGAGAACCGCTCGCGGATCAGGTCAATCAAACGTGCCGGCGATTTCGCGTCAATGTGAATGACGTCGCCGCCAATCTCACGCTTCAACTCTTCCGGCGTGCCGGTGGCCACCAGCTTGCCGTTGTCCAGGATGGCCAGCCGCTCACACTGGTCAGCCTCTTCCAGAATGTGCGTGGTGAGCAGGATGGTTACGCCGTCGGATTTCTGCAGGCTGGTCAGATAGTCCCACAGCGAACGTCGCGCGCCGGGATCGAGTCCCGTGCTGGGCTCATCCAGCAGCAACAGCGACGGCGCGTGAATCAATCCCTTGGCGATCTCGATGCGGCGGCGCTGGCCACCGGAGAGCGTCTCGGCCAGATCATTACGGCGATCAGACAAGCCCACGCGTTCCAATAGTTCCGTGATGCGACGATCCAGCGCCGCGCCGCTCAGGCCGTAAAAATTCCCCTGATGCCGGAGGTTCTCATAGGCAGTCAGCTTGCGGTCTAGATTGTTGGCCTGAAAAACCACGCCAATGCGCCGTCGCACATGCGCGGCGGCCGAGACCACATCCTCGCCGAATATTCGCGCCGTGCCGGACGAGGGCGGCAGCAGCGTCGAGAGGATGCGGAACAGCGTTGTCTTGCCGCCGCCATTGGGGCCGAGCAAGCCGAATATCTCTCCTCGCTCGACCGTGAAAGACACTTGATCCAGCGCGGCGCGGTCCCCATAGGAGCGGCTCAGCGCAGAGATATCAATTGCATTGGGCGCATTAGGCGCATTGGGGGTACTGGGGACTGGAGGCATTAAGGGTTCACTTTGTCGATGAGCATCAGCGCGTAGATGATCGGCAGATAAATCACCGAGGCCAGCAGCAGGCGGCGCGCATCGGGCTTGGTCTTGCGGCGCGCGGCGAGCAGGCCGTAATACAGATAACCAAAACCGGCGAGCAGCGTGCCCACTAGATATATATTTCCGGTAACTCCGAGCCACGTCGGCACCAGACTCACAGGGAGCAGCGCGAGCGTACAGAGAATAATCTGACGTCCCGTGGATTTCCCATCGGGTTCGGCCACGGGCAACATGACGATGCTGGCGCGCGCGTAGTCCTCCTGATAGAGCCAGGCGATGGCCAGGAAATGCGGGAACTGCCATAAAAATAAAATTGCGTAGAGCACCCATGCAGCCAGCGGCAACTCGCCTGCGACGGCGGCCCATCCGATCAGCGGAGGTATCGCGCCGGGAAATGATCCCACCAGAGTGGAATGCGGCGTGCGCGTCTTCAGCGGCGTGTACAGGAACAGGTAGCTGATTAAGGTGGCCGCGGCCAGCAAGCTCGACAGACCGTTCACAAACCAGATGAGATAAATGGTTCCGGCCAGCGCCAGGCCAGCGCCGAAGGCCAGAGCTTTCCATGCCTGCATGCGACCGGCGGGCAGCGGGCGATTGCGGGTGCGGTACATGAGCGCGTCCGTATCCCGCTCCCAATATTGATTCAACGCCGCCGTGCCGCCAGCGACCAATCCGGTGCCGAGCAGCGTATGAAACAGCAGAGCGAAGTCCAGGCTGCCGGAAGAGGCCAGGTAGAATCCAATCACGGTGGAGAACAGAATCAGTCCGGTAACGCTGGGCTTGGTCAGCTCGGCGAAATCGGCCATGACCGTCCGCTGCTGGGCGAAGGTGGACGCCAGACTGTTGTGAGGAGTGCTCATTTAGCTTTCAATACATTAAGAAATGATGAGGAACCGCCTGGCAACTTTTTTTCGGTACCTATCACTTTGCGCCGGAAACATCACGAAGATTCATTGTACCAGCAGAACGACGGAATGCCAGCAACGTAAGCGTCCAACTCAGGCCGAGCAGCAGCGCGCCCGTTACCAAATGCGCGGAGGTGGTCCAGACCACCAACGGCGCCGGGCCGGGCATTCCAGCATGAGCTGCGCGGGAAAAATAGGAGAGCAGGCCGAGCATCACCTGCAAAGCCAGCAAAATGCCCAGCCCCATGGCGATCTGCTGGAACGGTTTTTGCTCGCGGAGGCGCATCGCGCGCAGCACCGCCCAGCCGACCATGAAGCAAACCAA from Acidobacteriota bacterium includes the following:
- the cyoE gene encoding protoheme IX farnesyltransferase yields the protein MSTPHNSLASTFAQQRTVMADFAELTKPSVTGLILFSTVIGFYLASSGSLDFALLFHTLLGTGLVAGGTAALNQYWERDTDALMYRTRNRPLPAGRMQAWKALAFGAGLALAGTIYLIWFVNGLSSLLAAATLISYLFLYTPLKTRTPHSTLVGSFPGAIPPLIGWAAVAGELPLAAWVLYAILFLWQFPHFLAIAWLYQEDYARASIVMLPVAEPDGKSTGRQIILCTLALLPVSLVPTWLGVTGNIYLVGTLLAGFGYLYYGLLAARRKTKPDARRLLLASVIYLPIIYALMLIDKVNP
- a CDS encoding ATP-binding cassette domain-containing protein, which codes for MPPVPSTPNAPNAPNAIDISALSRSYGDRAALDQVSFTVERGEIFGLLGPNGGGKTTLFRILSTLLPPSSGTARIFGEDVVSAAAHVRRRIGVVFQANNLDRKLTAYENLRHQGNFYGLSGAALDRRITELLERVGLSDRRNDLAETLSGGQRRRIEIAKGLIHAPSLLLLDEPSTGLDPGARRSLWDYLTSLQKSDGVTILLTTHILEEADQCERLAILDNGKLVATGTPEELKREIGGDVIHIDAKSPARLIDLIRERFSIVAQQMNSRLRIEQEQGHQFIPRLVEEFPGEIQSIAMSRPTLEDVFLRRTGHTLWEDQGAQPAPASKREGHK